A genomic stretch from Ovis canadensis isolate MfBH-ARS-UI-01 breed Bighorn chromosome 5, ARS-UI_OviCan_v2, whole genome shotgun sequence includes:
- the TIFAB gene encoding TRAF-interacting protein with FHA domain-containing protein B has translation MPPTLGELTAAVPELDAPREVRLLSMERPLTVLRVSLHHPTPGSATFAYVPPQVEHDASPLLVGRGPDAHLRLQLPRLSRQHLSLEPYLEKGGARLAFSLKVLSRKGSVWVNGLTLRFLEQVPLGAVNRVAFSGIQMVVRIEGGTSLEAFVCCFHLSPSPLIYRLRAEETDERESVPQEQPPPGSGQGAPDHLGFLHSPLQPSPGGAPEIPLQREPLDGALS, from the exons ATGCCTCCCACCCTCGGGGAGCTCACAGCTGCTGTCCCAGAGCTAGATGCACCCCGGGAAGTAAG gctcctgtccatggagaGGCCCCTCACAGTCCTTCGGGTGAGCCTGCACCACCCCACGCCAGGCTCTGCCACCTTTGCTTATGTCCCTCCTCAGGTGGAGCACGACGCCAGCCCACTGCTTGTGGGCAGGGGACCGGACGCCCACCTCCGGCTGCAGCTCCCGCGCCTCTCCCGCCAGCACCTGTCACTGGAGCCCTACCTGGAGAAGGGCGGCGCCCGGCTGGCCTTCAGCTTGAAGGTCCTGAGCCGCAAGGGCAGCGTGTGGGTCAACGGGCTGACGCTGAGGTTCCTGGAGCAGGTGCCCCTGGGTGCCGTCAACAGAGTGGCCTTCTCTGGCATCCAGATGGTGGTCCGCATCGAGGGAGGCACCTCCCTGGAGGCCTTTGTCTGCTGCTTCCATCTCAGCCCCTCGCCTCTGATTTATAGGCTCCGCGCCGAGGAGACGGACGAACGGGAAAGCGTGCCCCAGGAGCAGCCTCCTCCAGGTTCCGGGCAGGGGGCTCCAGATCACCTGGGGTTTCTCCACAGCCCTCTCCAGCCCAGCCCTGGAGGAGCGCCAGAAATACCTCTCCAGAGGGAGCCCCTAGATGGTGCGCTCAGCTAG